A genome region from Triticum aestivum cultivar Chinese Spring chromosome 2B, IWGSC CS RefSeq v2.1, whole genome shotgun sequence includes the following:
- the LOC780683 gene encoding probable transcription factor FL: MDPNDAFLAAHPFRWDLGPPAPAAVPPPPPPPPLPPALPPANAPRELEDLVVGYGVRASTVARISELGFTASTLLVMTESELDDMTAALAGLFRWDLLIGERFGLRAALRAERGRLMSPGCRHHGYQSGSTIDGASQEVLSNERDGAASGGIGEDDAMRMMASGKKQKNGSAARKAKKARRNKVKELRLDMQGDEHEDGGGGRSESTESSAGGVGGERQREHPFVVTEPGEVARAKKNGLDYLFHLYEQCRLFLLQVQSMAKLHGQKSPTKVTNQVFRYASKVGASYINKPKMRHYVHCYALHCLDEDASDALRRAYKARGENVGAWRQACYAPLVDIAARHGFDIDAVFAAHPRLAIWYVPTRLRQLCHQARSAHDAAAAAHAGSMPPPMF, encoded by the exons ATGGATCCCAACGACGCCTTCTTGGCCGCGCACCCGTTTAGGTGGGACCTCGGCCCACCGGCTCCGGCAgccgtgcctcctcctcctcccccgcctccgcTTCCTCCTGCGCTGCCTCCGGCGAACGCGCCGAGGGAGCTGGAGGACCTCGTGGTCGGGTATGGCGTGCGCGCGTCCACGGTGGCGCGGATCTCGGAGCTCGGGTTCACGGCTAGCACGCTCCTGGTCATGACCGAGAGCGAGCTCGACGACATGACGGCCGCGCTCGCGGGGTTGTTCCGCTGGGACCTGCTCATCGGCGAGCGGTTCGGCCTTCGCGCCGCGCTGCGCGCCGAACGTGGCCGCCTCATGTCACCAGGCTGCCGCCACCACGGATACCAGTCCGGCAGCACCATCGACGGCGCCTCACAGGAAG TGTTGTCGAACGAGCGCGATGGGGCGGCTAGCGGCGGCATCGGCGAAGACGACGCCATGAGGATGATGGCGTCTGGCAAGAAGCAGAAGAATGGGTCCGCAGCGAGGAAGGCCAAGAAGGCGAGGAggaacaaggtgaaggagctgcgACTGGACATGCAGGGGGACGAGCACGAGGACGGCGGGGGCGGCCGGTCGGAGTCGACGGAGTCGTCAGCCGGAGGCGTCGGCGGGGAGCGGCAGCGGGAGCACCCGTTCGTGGTGACGGAGCCCGGCGAGGTGGCGAGGGCGAAGAAGAACGGGCTGGACTACCTGTTCCATCTCTACGAGCAGTGCCGCCTCTTCCTGCTCCAGGTGCAGTCCATGGCCAAGCTGCATGGCCAGAAGTCTCCAACCAAG GTGACGAACCAGGTGTTCAGGTACGCGAGCAAGGTGGGGGCGAGCTACATCAACAAGCCCAAGATGCGGCACTACGTGCACTGCTACGCGCTGCACTGCCTGGACGAGGACGCCTCCGACGCGCTGCGCCGGGCGTACAAGGCGCGCGGCGAGAACGTCGGCGCCTGGAGGCAGGCGTGCTACGCGCCGCTGGTGGACATCGCGGCGCGCCACGGCTTCGACATCGACGCCGTCTTCGCCGCGCACCCGCGGCTCGCCATCTGGTACGTGCCCACCAGGCTCCGCCAGCTCTGTCACCAGGCGCGCAgcgcccacgacgccgccgccgccgcacacgcCGGCTCCATGCCGCCGCCAATGTTCTAG